Proteins from one Mesotoga infera genomic window:
- a CDS encoding gluzincin family metallopeptidase: MSGKFFLSFFLLFTVISFGYTFRDFDWYQYESEHFIYIYHPEIEESVPLVEEIAEESYTLLSRFFGNYLSRKIAIVLWGYDDDPNGLANPLIDSVNSITIGLNYVHREDKYWLRTVISHELSHIFQLSSNGIFGSLIRKYLSGAYLPGVLQPMWLSEGFAQFGSHLLRADSYDYRRVSFLKDQLVLETPFSEETIVAGYGPVGGEAYYNFGFAFLMYLADRYGEEKLREFSNLKSGILGLAGIEPAFSIVFGRSYPQLKEDFIAHGRETLDLDGPVSLYNSPTENSQTLQEYSPKSCGGKLYYVVHDKDRGYFSLNGNGVELLSTTMEILDYSVFENEVAIVLLEKQNGSEARLYIFKDGKLTRTKHSGILSLEFLGKERLAVLKNEKGVLKVQTLSLRNDRTSDIFVAPDSRVQISTVRATTDGTQIAFRVNFEGRKYLALYLFRENELSFYEFESDFEIGSCFSDGFLISVQRELASDVFLFRSGGTMEGQASFSRYVRDPVRVRNTVIAAGQLNGLKLLKSDVTLSEARSAPQGTLEIEEIRSIEAGKRYDGFNSWRFISVIPFEGVSLLFSDPTFNNHLIAGGSLNFQTLEPGLHLQLSSSNYLAVDFVGKAKLTGLKPEAYLDIYRQYPLTPKLSFGWKVGLEYPLKLYGSLNVMLEDASPLYGGQAYLKTSFTLRDTQTTSVNVADASINVNLEWTRSNFELSSQIFSRVTLGKNSSVIPVKLWGFENDSGIVVGLSVSSDYIFSRRNLNFFNLVHLSKEGLGGRIDILLGSKLSWRLVLYKIETVFLYAAYPFEVKAGLMLEGDRLLPYFDFELLY; encoded by the coding sequence TTGTCCGGAAAGTTTTTCCTATCCTTTTTCCTGCTTTTTACCGTGATTTCTTTCGGATATACCTTCAGGGATTTTGACTGGTACCAATACGAGTCAGAACATTTCATTTACATCTACCACCCCGAGATAGAAGAGAGCGTTCCATTGGTCGAAGAGATAGCCGAGGAGAGTTACACTCTACTCAGTCGGTTCTTCGGAAACTATCTCTCTAGGAAGATTGCCATCGTTCTGTGGGGTTACGATGACGATCCCAACGGTCTGGCCAATCCCCTCATCGATTCGGTCAATTCCATCACGATCGGTCTGAACTATGTTCACAGAGAGGACAAATACTGGCTAAGAACGGTTATAAGCCACGAATTGAGCCATATTTTTCAGTTGAGTTCGAACGGAATTTTCGGCTCTCTGATCAGAAAATACTTGTCCGGAGCCTATCTTCCCGGTGTGCTACAGCCGATGTGGCTTTCCGAAGGCTTCGCCCAATTCGGTAGCCATCTCCTGCGGGCCGACAGTTACGACTACCGGAGAGTCTCTTTCCTCAAAGATCAATTAGTGCTTGAGACGCCCTTTTCCGAGGAGACCATCGTCGCCGGATACGGCCCGGTCGGTGGGGAGGCCTACTATAACTTCGGATTCGCCTTTCTTATGTATCTTGCCGATCGATACGGCGAGGAAAAGCTCCGGGAGTTTTCCAATCTGAAATCGGGGATTCTCGGTCTGGCAGGGATCGAACCGGCTTTTTCGATCGTTTTCGGCAGGAGCTACCCACAACTGAAAGAGGATTTTATAGCCCATGGAAGGGAGACGTTAGATCTGGACGGACCTGTATCTCTTTACAACAGCCCTACGGAGAATTCACAGACGCTTCAAGAGTACTCTCCCAAATCCTGCGGCGGTAAACTGTATTACGTCGTCCACGACAAGGACAGGGGCTACTTCTCCCTCAATGGCAACGGTGTGGAGCTTCTGAGTACCACCATGGAGATACTGGACTACTCCGTCTTCGAAAATGAAGTCGCCATCGTCCTGCTCGAAAAGCAAAACGGATCGGAGGCCAGACTGTACATTTTCAAAGACGGCAAGCTGACCAGGACAAAACATTCGGGCATACTTAGTCTCGAATTTCTCGGCAAAGAACGTCTGGCCGTATTGAAAAACGAGAAGGGGGTCCTGAAGGTACAGACACTGTCGCTGAGAAACGACAGAACCTCGGATATCTTCGTTGCGCCAGATAGTCGTGTTCAGATAAGTACGGTGAGGGCAACCACAGACGGAACACAGATAGCTTTCAGGGTAAATTTCGAGGGGAGAAAGTACCTGGCTCTCTATCTTTTCAGAGAGAATGAACTGAGTTTTTACGAATTCGAGAGTGATTTTGAGATAGGAAGCTGTTTCTCCGACGGTTTTCTAATCTCTGTTCAGAGGGAACTCGCCAGTGACGTTTTCCTCTTCAGATCTGGTGGAACCATGGAAGGCCAGGCCAGTTTTTCCAGGTACGTCAGAGATCCCGTGAGAGTTAGAAACACCGTGATCGCGGCCGGTCAGCTTAATGGCTTGAAACTCTTGAAAAGCGATGTGACTTTGTCGGAGGCGAGATCGGCCCCTCAAGGCACTCTGGAAATAGAAGAAATACGGTCCATTGAGGCAGGGAAACGGTACGACGGTTTCAACAGCTGGCGTTTCATCTCGGTAATTCCCTTTGAAGGTGTATCTCTGCTCTTCTCCGACCCGACCTTCAACAACCATTTAATCGCCGGTGGTTCCTTGAACTTCCAAACACTGGAACCGGGACTGCACCTTCAGCTGTCGAGCAGCAACTATTTGGCCGTCGATTTCGTGGGAAAGGCGAAGCTGACCGGGTTGAAACCCGAGGCGTATCTGGATATATACAGGCAGTACCCTCTCACCCCGAAGCTCTCTTTCGGCTGGAAGGTTGGGCTGGAATACCCGCTGAAGCTCTACGGTTCTTTGAACGTCATGCTAGAGGATGCCTCGCCCCTTTACGGAGGTCAGGCCTATTTAAAGACCTCCTTCACCTTGAGAGACACTCAGACAACCTCGGTTAACGTAGCCGATGCAAGCATAAACGTAAATCTGGAATGGACGAGAAGCAATTTCGAATTGAGCTCGCAGATATTCTCCAGAGTCACGTTGGGCAAAAACTCTTCCGTGATTCCGGTGAAGCTCTGGGGCTTCGAAAACGATTCCGGCATCGTTGTCGGTCTCTCCGTGAGCTCAGACTACATATTCTCCAGGAGAAACCTCAACTTCTTCAACCTCGTACACCTCTCGAAAGAGGGACTCGGTGGTAGGATAGATATTCTCCTGGGTTCGAAACTGTCGTGGCGTCTTGTCCTTTATAAGATAGAAACCGTTTTTCTCTATGCGGCATACCCGTTCGAGGTGAAGGCCGGCCTGATGCTGGAAGGTGACAGATTGCTGCCTTACTTCGATTTCGAGCTACTTTATTGA
- a CDS encoding DMT family transporter — translation MTENSGSKNAAYFAGIGSSVIFGLSFLFTKSALDYTNPVYFLSYRFFVAFITISFLRVFGAIRVRPYRKVFKELFFLGLVQPVMYFILENAGVSLSTSSEAGILLSTIPIFVMILARIFLKEKIALPRVLSILTALAGILLITAGKGLSSGGTILGPVLLLGSTLTAAMYNILSRKASTKFTPWEITYHMMTTGFSTFFTMAFVLSIIRGEPLEYLSQFFVPSVFNAALYLGTLSSVGAFFLINLMLSRLEASRATVFAYLSTVVSLLAGIIVRGERFLTVQIFGVVLILFGVWGANALSRKRLEGMK, via the coding sequence ATGACGGAAAATTCTGGAAGTAAAAATGCGGCTTACTTCGCGGGTATCGGTTCTTCGGTGATCTTTGGTCTCTCCTTTCTTTTCACCAAGAGCGCGCTCGATTATACCAATCCCGTGTATTTTCTCTCCTACAGGTTCTTCGTAGCCTTCATCACGATCAGCTTTCTGAGAGTGTTTGGAGCGATACGCGTAAGACCCTACCGGAAGGTTTTCAAAGAGCTTTTCTTCCTGGGACTGGTCCAGCCAGTCATGTATTTCATTCTCGAAAACGCCGGCGTCTCTCTGTCAACCTCATCGGAAGCCGGGATACTTCTATCGACTATCCCGATCTTCGTGATGATACTTGCCAGGATATTCCTCAAAGAGAAGATCGCGCTTCCGAGAGTCCTCTCGATACTCACCGCTCTGGCCGGAATACTTCTGATAACCGCCGGGAAGGGTCTTTCGTCGGGCGGAACGATCCTGGGACCAGTGCTTCTTCTGGGGAGCACCCTTACTGCGGCCATGTACAACATCCTATCCAGAAAGGCTTCCACAAAGTTCACCCCCTGGGAGATAACCTATCACATGATGACTACGGGTTTTTCGACCTTCTTCACCATGGCGTTTGTCCTTTCCATTATCAGAGGAGAGCCGTTAGAGTATCTATCTCAATTCTTCGTGCCGTCGGTTTTCAACGCGGCCCTATATCTTGGGACACTCTCATCGGTTGGAGCCTTTTTCCTGATAAACCTCATGCTTTCAAGGCTGGAGGCGTCAAGGGCTACGGTTTTTGCATATCTATCCACAGTGGTATCTCTACTTGCCGGTATAATTGTGAGGGGCGAGAGGTTTCTAACGGTACAGATTTTTGGAGTGGTCCTGATACTGTTCGGTGTATGGGGAGCCAACGCCCTAAGCAGGAAGAGATTGGAGGGGATGAAATGA
- a CDS encoding glycoside hydrolase family 13 protein, translating into MKAKISLIFFMILVAGFLYAVQFFVNHDSTPLLSVVETGEVRSMEPLENNWWWVEIQLQPGVYHYFFESGGERFTDPGNSRTAMVDGQEVSIVTVGDDSIRHIISDRDYFNPVNEGEIYLAVSTPSDGDYRVVAVSGGERFELIYSRDFGNIRFYRSRPLALEEVSYYFEIHRGEETLFLDATGLKNYLERPFEFSLQALPVSFFDTPEWSKGALYYQIFPERFANGNPGNDPENVQQWYIDTKTANLGGDGFFGGDLQGIIDRFDHLLGLGVEAIYLNPIFESPSSHKYDTQDYMRIDDNFGDDEIFEELSSLAHDHGIRLILDGVFNHTGYDFFAFKDLRESGESSPYKDWYFVKSFPIRKVRDRALSYVGWNGYAYMPKVNSLNPQWQDYIKRLVEKYDIDGVGGWRLDVATEVAPEFWSDFFRPLVKSLDEEMILVAEFWGDAKSLLRGKSFDSAMNYPFKDAVVEYVFRAGNSAGRFVAMTNFYLNAYPPQTLHSLWNILDSHDTERIMTLAFNQRDLMKIAVAIQMTFIGSPVIYYGDEVGMKGGKDPENRAPMIWDDQRWDMEIYNFYRKLIEIRKTHTALKTGDYSVLASEGPVLGYIRSLGEDRVIVLTNPSRERATFTVSLEGRYVENLTGREFDFKPGAFEIPPTTVWILTPAGER; encoded by the coding sequence ATGAAGGCAAAGATTTCTCTGATTTTCTTTATGATACTTGTAGCCGGGTTTCTCTACGCCGTGCAGTTCTTCGTGAATCACGATTCTACCCCTTTACTGAGCGTGGTGGAAACGGGAGAGGTAAGGTCGATGGAGCCGCTGGAGAACAACTGGTGGTGGGTGGAAATCCAGCTACAACCGGGAGTTTACCATTACTTCTTCGAGTCTGGCGGGGAAAGGTTCACCGACCCGGGCAACTCCCGCACCGCGATGGTCGACGGGCAGGAAGTATCCATAGTTACGGTCGGGGACGATTCCATCAGGCATATCATAAGCGACAGGGACTACTTCAACCCTGTAAACGAAGGTGAGATTTATCTGGCCGTTTCAACTCCATCGGATGGAGACTACCGTGTAGTGGCCGTCTCTGGAGGGGAGAGATTCGAGCTGATATACTCCAGAGACTTCGGGAATATCAGATTCTACCGGTCCCGGCCGCTCGCTCTCGAAGAGGTGAGTTATTACTTCGAAATCCACCGGGGTGAGGAAACCCTCTTTCTCGACGCGACCGGCCTGAAAAACTATCTGGAAAGACCTTTCGAATTTTCGCTCCAAGCGCTCCCGGTTAGTTTCTTCGACACGCCCGAATGGTCGAAGGGCGCGCTTTATTATCAGATCTTCCCCGAGAGGTTCGCCAATGGAAACCCCGGCAACGATCCCGAAAACGTTCAGCAATGGTACATAGATACGAAGACGGCCAATCTCGGCGGAGATGGTTTCTTCGGTGGCGACCTTCAGGGGATAATCGATCGCTTCGACCATCTTCTCGGGCTGGGTGTCGAGGCCATATATCTCAACCCCATCTTCGAGAGCCCTTCCAGTCACAAATACGATACGCAGGATTATATGCGAATAGACGACAACTTCGGGGACGACGAAATCTTCGAGGAACTCTCGTCGCTGGCCCACGATCACGGGATCAGGCTGATACTCGACGGAGTCTTCAACCATACCGGCTACGATTTCTTCGCCTTCAAAGATCTCAGGGAAAGCGGCGAGAGCTCTCCCTACAAAGACTGGTACTTCGTAAAAAGCTTTCCCATAAGGAAGGTAAGGGATAGAGCGCTGTCGTACGTGGGATGGAACGGCTACGCCTACATGCCGAAAGTCAACTCTCTCAACCCTCAGTGGCAGGACTACATAAAAAGACTGGTCGAGAAGTACGACATCGACGGAGTAGGCGGCTGGCGACTGGATGTCGCGACCGAAGTGGCTCCGGAATTCTGGAGCGATTTCTTCAGGCCTTTGGTCAAGAGCCTCGACGAAGAGATGATACTTGTCGCCGAATTCTGGGGAGACGCGAAGTCTCTCCTTCGGGGAAAGAGCTTCGACTCGGCCATGAATTATCCCTTCAAGGATGCCGTCGTGGAGTACGTATTCAGGGCTGGCAACTCGGCTGGCAGATTCGTGGCCATGACCAATTTCTATCTGAACGCTTACCCGCCGCAGACGCTCCACTCCCTCTGGAATATACTCGACAGTCACGATACGGAAAGGATAATGACGCTGGCCTTCAATCAGAGAGATCTCATGAAGATCGCCGTAGCCATTCAGATGACTTTCATCGGGAGCCCGGTGATATATTACGGCGACGAGGTAGGCATGAAGGGCGGAAAGGACCCCGAGAACAGGGCTCCCATGATCTGGGACGACCAAAGGTGGGACATGGAGATCTACAATTTTTACAGAAAGCTTATAGAGATCAGAAAGACTCATACGGCTCTGAAAACCGGCGATTACTCGGTGCTGGCAAGCGAGGGGCCGGTGCTCGGTTACATCAGATCCCTCGGGGAGGATAGGGTGATCGTCCTGACCAACCCTTCGAGGGAACGGGCGACTTTCACCGTGTCCCTCGAGGGAAGATATGTAGAAAACCTCACCGGCCGGGAGTTCGATTTCAAGCCCGGAGCTTTCGAGATACCCCCCACAACTGTCTGGATACTTACGCCGGCCGGCGAACGATAA